A region of the Saccharomyces cerevisiae S288C chromosome II, complete sequence genome:
AACGGCTGAGGATCCCAAATGTACTAAAAATACTGCCAGAGAGGTATCACAACTAGAGAATTATATTGCCTATGGGCAATACTATACTAGAGAAGactcaaaaaacaaaatacGACACTtgttaaaagaaaacaaaaatgcTTTTAAGCGAGTTAACCAGATATATCGAGATAATATAAAAGCACGCTCTCAAATGATTATAGAGTTTTCGCCTAGCCTTCTCCAGttatttaaaaaaggaGACAGTGATCTGCAACAACAATTGGCACCAGCAGTTGTGCAATCAAGCTATAACGATTCTATGCCGCTTTTAAGATTTCTTCGAAAATGTGACAGTATTTACGACTTTAGTAACGATTTCTATTACCCCTGTGATCCCAAAATagttgaagaaaacgtTTTGATTCTATATTATGATGCgcaagaattttttgaacaataCACTtcacaaaagaaagaattatATAGGAAGATACGATTTTTCTCAAAGAATGGAAAACATGTGATTCTTATACTAAGCGATATAAATAAACTCAAAAGAGCTATTTTCCAattagaaaatgaaaagtacAAAGCTAGGGTAGAACAACGATTGTCAGGAACAGAAGAAGCTTTAAGACCGAGAAGTAAAAAATCAAGCCAAGTTGGAAAATTAgggataaaaaaatttgatttaGAGCAACGATTGCGCTTCATTGATAGAGAATGGCATGTCAAAATACATACTGTAAATTCACATATGGAGTTTATTAATTCTCTGCCGAACCTAGTGTCATTAATTGGAAAACAGCGCATGGATCCCGCAATTCGGTATATGAAATATGCTCATTTGAATGTAAAATCCGCTCAGGATAGTACAGAAACGCTAAAGAAAACCTTTCATCAGATAGGGAGAATGCCTGAAATGAAGGCGAATAATGTCGTGAGCCTATACCCCAGTTTTCAATCATTActtgaagatattgaaaagggAAGACTGCAATCAGACAACGAAGGTAAATACTTGATGACTGAGGCAGTAGAAAAAAGATTGTACAAACTGTTTACTTGTACTGATCCAAATGATACTATTGAATGATGATCGAACGAAACTTTGTATATAAGAACATACCTTAAGGCAGTCGTTTTGAAAATCACTGCAGCTCTATTTCCCCCTCCTTACCTTTTTAATGAATTCCATTTTACAGAAAGTACTATTGATAAATATTCgtaataaaataaaacagtgttaataataaatgtTCGAGATTCCGGTTAAAGATAATATGAAATGGTGAATGTAATatcattttatttctacGGACGTAATCATAATACATACTTTACGGCTAAATAATCGTCTTCATTAAGTCTGTCCTTTAGAGGCTCGATATGTTTGTAACCTTCGTTCAATTTGTGCAATTCCTGTTCATTAAATTTTATTCCGGAAGATATCAGGTGAGAGAGAAAAGACAGAACTCTATCTATGATGTTCAAGTTACTCTCGTCAGACAAGCACTCAATCGTACTTTCAATTACTCCATCCTTTCTCAGCACACTGattatattttcatcaatctTAACAGATGACAAATATGCGGTCAATAAGGCAATGGCTCTCATTTTCAGTTTTGGTTTGGCGGTGTTATCACTTAATACAGGTGCTATGCAGTCGAGCCCatttaatttgaaaaacttttctgAGATATCTTTGTGGTTTCTTATTAGATTAGATAGTGCGTAAAAAGCTTTTGTTCTCACGTCGAGTGGCTTTGTCTTGTCACTAGCTATTTCGATAAGGCTTCGCAGACCATTGTCGTATTTCATGAAATTATTTTGCGAATCCAAGTTGTTTTGCACAGCCGTTCCAATAATGGATAAAGCAGCAGCACGTAGTTCTTCATCCTTCGTCTGAACAAGAACATCCAACAATGGCTCCCACAGTTTTAAATTTTCGATATTATTAGCATTATCTAAGTTCTCAATCAACATTTCAAAGTTGTCAAATGCAACGAGTTTTGTTTCTAAGTCAACCTCCGGATTCATAATAACAGCCATGGATTCTTTCATTAAGGTTGGATCGTCAGGACCACCACCACCGAATAACTGCTGTAGCAATTTAGGATCAGGTTGGCCGGCCCTAGCCATAGCTTCTTTGTCCCCTTGAGAATTCGCAATAGACCACTGTAATAGCTTTTCCATAGTTATGTatgtgtttttttttctattttacTCTTTCGTTGAAAGGTAATGGCTTTCTGACTGACGATGAGTGCTCTTTTAGATATAGCCAATCGCTGGTTTATAAGCAAATTTCTGTCAGCGCGAGATGCCTTCCTCTTTTCTAACCTCCAAAAAACTTCCAGAAGATTCCAGTCCAAGAGGTATATCATTTCAAACGAATAAGCTGATTACAACCTTAATAGGGCCCAACTTGACCAACCAGTAGCTGAAAAGCTTACCTACAAAATAGGAAATAGGTTAGTACACTGTCGACAGCAGTGGTATAAGTATATACCCTACCTACACATCATATATATTGAAGTGAGGTTTATTTTCTGTGATCTTGTTTAGCGAATTTTATCACTGTTCTTTTTGATAAACTCGTCCAATTTGTAGACAAAATCCAAACCTACGGCCTTCAATCCATCTATCTGTTTTCTGGATGACTTAATGGACCCTGGGGATAACATTTCATCATTCAGTAATTGCTTGTCTATCAATTTGAAGTGATTATCCACTTCGTCGCTACACCAATCTACTAGGATGGAAGAAATCTTAGCCCCGAgttctttgaaaatatccTGGAAGTCCTCCACTGTTTTTTTAATGGTTTGGAACCTGATAACAGCCAATTGAGTCAAATAGTTCGTAGGATTGTCCACTGATCCAATCTGTAGAATCAAATCTTGAATGAAATTAGATCTATTCTGTAAGAATAGGTCAAGAGCTTGCTCTGGTAATCCTAACTTAATCATATTTTCAGTACCGCTTTTCAAATGCACTATTTCATTCGATGATAAAATGCTCTGAGAAAGTTTGCTAGAAATGGCCTCTCTTCTTTGTTCGATTTTTAAAGATATCAGGTTAAGTAACATTAACTCTTCATCAGAAATTCTTTCAGAAAGATCCTCCAATTGTGATTCAATATCCAATAATGTTTCCACGGCACTTTCAAACCTAAGCCTAGCTAATTCAATATCTATCTCTTCCACGCCTTCATCCAGGAATTTAAGCCTCTGGGCGGTTGAACTCATATCTCTGGACCTTGGCCTCGAATGCATTGATAGAGTTAGGTTCTGCAAAAGATATTGATCCATTGCGCCTGTTACATTTCGGCCAGGAGTGATTGAACCCCCCATACTACgtcttttgtttttgttagGGCTTCTGTTGTTTTCTCTACCTGGGGTTTGTTGCGTAGATTGCAAATATCTAAAGGACTCTCTAATACGTTTAGAGTTCTCCTCTTCTACATGGAATATGTCGCACAAATCATCCTTAGCCTTTCTTATAACGTCCAACAACCTAGAGCATTCGTCTGCGTCTCTACATTCATACAAACTTGAATTCGAATTGCTAAACTTGAAAAGTAGCCTCTTAGTGGAAAATTCCTCTTGCGTGACAGTGACATCCTTTAAAGGATAGCACTGGCTTACTATAAAGTCATTTTGCTTATCTCTTGATTTATCGGCGATAAGTACcaaatcattcaaaatgaaaatctGTACCATCTGCAAGGGTTTACCAGTGGTAGTATTTAATTCCATCCAATTGGCACTATTCATTAAAATATGTCTTCCTTTCGTAGAATTGATAAACTTCTGAGCACCTTCAACGTTCTTAAACAGCTGATCCAGTTCCGTATCCCAAAATTTCTCTAATATCAAGACGCTCGATCTGTCCCTCCTCATGAGATTCCCATTTTGTCCTGCTTTCAAAGGCGGAAGTAACGCTGGACTATTAGAATGACTTTCAACATTGTTAAAATTGCCTTGTCTCTCTTGATCTATTTGATCCTGCAATTGTAACCTTTTTTCAGCTATTTTGGTGCACTGATCCAAAACCTCGTTTAAATCATTTATATTTGCTCTAACCCTTTTAAGCTCCAACATAGCAACATTTAGGTCGTTGTTTACCGTCATGATTTCGTTATATGATTTATTGATATTTAACTTTACTTCTTCTTGGACCTGTATCGATAAATCTGTTAAATTTGAGGTAAATTTATCAATAGTAATGGCACTCGCATTGCCTAGTTTATCATGAACAAAATCTTTAGCATTAAAATGCGGGTTTGCCAACATCTTTCTTAGCGACGTGCTATTATTGAAAGGATCATTACTGCCGGAAGGATTGACAGTATTTCGCATTGCTGATCTAGCAGGCACCTTATTATAGGAGCTGTCGTTCAGGGAGAGATCGGCAGTTGAAAGATTTAAACTGTTGGAAGGGCCTTTAGAGCTTACCGATTCGTTCTCAGTGGTGAAACTACTATTATTATGACTACTATCCACATTATCATTGGGAACTATCATGTTTGGCATATCAGGTAGGGGCATTGAGTAATCTAGTGTAGGTGGAGCATAATTTGTATTATGAATTGATAGTCTTCTCTGCATTGAAGTTGCTACCCTACTTCTCTCCCTTGCATTGATTGTTGGTAGCGTATAAC
Encoded here:
- the MMS4 gene encoding Mms4p (Subunit of structure-specific Mms4p-Mus81p endonuclease; cleaves branched DNA; involved in recombination, DNA repair, and joint molecule formation/resolution during meiotic recombination; phosphorylation of the non-catalytic subunit Mms4p by Cdc28p and Cdc5p during mitotic cell cycle activates the function of Mms4p-Mus81p); the protein is MSQIVDFVEDKDSRNDASIQIIDGPSNVEIIALSESMDQDECKRAHVSSAEMIPSSPQRKSVSNDVENVDLNKSIELSAPFFQDISISKLDDFSTTVNSIIDSSLRNENNAKGNAKKLLDDLISDEWSADLESSGKKHNKSQYNLRDIAEKWGVQSLKNPEPIAVDCEYKTQGIGKTNSDISDSPKSQIGAADILFDFPLSPVKHENPTEEKHNSIANENSSPDNSLKPAGKQNHGEDGTSMAKRVYNKGEDEQEHLPKGKKRTIALSRTLINSTKLPDTVELNLSKFLDSSDSITTDVLSTPAKGSNIVRTGSQPIFSNANCFQEAKRSKTLTAEDPKCTKNTAREVSQLENYIAYGQYYTREDSKNKIRHLLKENKNAFKRVNQIYRDNIKARSQMIIEFSPSLLQLFKKGDSDLQQQLAPAVVQSSYNDSMPLLRFLRKCDSIYDFSNDFYYPCDPKIVEENVLILYYDAQEFFEQYTSQKKELYRKIRFFSKNGKHVILILSDINKLKRAIFQLENEKYKARVEQRLSGTEEALRPRSKKSSQVGKLGIKKFDLEQRLRFIDREWHVKIHTVNSHMEFINSLPNLVSLIGKQRMDPAIRYMKYAHLNVKSAQDSTETLKKTFHQIGRMPEMKANNVVSLYPSFQSLLEDIEKGRLQSDNEGKYLMTEAVEKRLYKLFTCTDPNDTIE
- the FES1 gene encoding Hsp70 nucleotide exchange factor FES1 (Hsp70 (Ssa1p) nucleotide exchange factor; required for the release of misfolded proteins from the Hsp70 system to the Ub-proteasome machinery for degradation; cytosolic homolog of Sil1p, which is the nucleotide exchange factor for BiP (Kar2p) in the endoplasmic reticulum; protein abundance increases in response to DNA replication stress), whose translation is MEKLLQWSIANSQGDKEAMARAGQPDPKLLQQLFGGGGPDDPTLMKESMAVIMNPEVDLETKLVAFDNFEMLIENLDNANNIENLKLWEPLLDVLVQTKDEELRAAALSIIGTAVQNNLDSQNNFMKYDNGLRSLIEIASDKTKPLDVRTKAFYALSNLIRNHKDISEKFFKLNGLDCIAPVLSDNTAKPKLKMRAIALLTAYLSSVKIDENIISVLRKDGVIESTIECLSDESNLNIIDRVLSFLSHLISSGIKFNEQELHKLNEGYKHIEPLKDRLNEDDYLAVKYVL
- the EXO84 gene encoding exocyst subunit EXO84 (Exocyst subunit with dual roles in exocytosis and spliceosome assembly; subunit of the the exocyst complex which mediates polarized targeting and tethering of post-Golgi secretory vesicles to active sites of exocytosis at the plasma membrane (PM) prior to SNARE-mediated fusion; required for exocyst assembly and targeting of the complex to specific sites on the bud tip PM; associates the U1 snRNP; role in pre-mRNA splicing and prespliceosome formation; possible Cdc28 substrate), with product MVEFSLKKARNNWKHVKKSASSPAKQKTPPSPAKPKQKTKKNPYSDLKDPATSYTLPTINARERSRVATSMQRRLSIHNTNYAPPTLDYSMPLPDMPNMIVPNDNVDSSHNNSSFTTENESVSSKGPSNSLNLSTADLSLNDSSYNKVPARSAMRNTVNPSGSNDPFNNSTSLRKMLANPHFNAKDFVHDKLGNASAITIDKFTSNLTDLSIQVQEEVKLNINKSYNEIMTVNNDLNVAMLELKRVRANINDLNEVLDQCTKIAEKRLQLQDQIDQERQGNFNNVESHSNSPALLPPLKAGQNGNLMRRDRSSVLILEKFWDTELDQLFKNVEGAQKFINSTKGRHILMNSANWMELNTTTGKPLQMVQIFILNDLVLIADKSRDKQNDFIVSQCYPLKDVTVTQEEFSTKRLLFKFSNSNSSLYECRDADECSRLLDVIRKAKDDLCDIFHVEEENSKRIRESFRYLQSTQQTPGRENNRSPNKNKRRSMGGSITPGRNVTGAMDQYLLQNLTLSMHSRPRSRDMSSTAQRLKFLDEGVEEIDIELARLRFESAVETLLDIESQLEDLSERISDEELMLLNLISLKIEQRREAISSKLSQSILSSNEIVHLKSGTENMIKLGLPEQALDLFLQNRSNFIQDLILQIGSVDNPTNYLTQLAVIRFQTIKKTVEDFQDIFKELGAKISSILVDWCSDEVDNHFKLIDKQLLNDEMLSPGSIKSSRKQIDGLKAVGLDFVYKLDEFIKKNSDKIR